From Jiangella mangrovi:
TGGCCGGGGCGGGACGGCGGCACGTGCTGGCGATGATGCGGGTCGAGGCGGCGGTGATCGTCGCGGTGTCGGTCGTCGTCGGCCTGCTGGTCGCGCTGCCGCCGCTGGTCGGGATCAGCGTGGGCCTCACGGAGTCGTTCCTGCCGTCGATCTCGCCGGCCGGGTTCCTCGGCATCGTGCTGGCGACGGCGTCGCTCGGATTCCTGGCCGTGGGCGTGCCGGCTCGGGCAGCCCTGCGGCTGCGCCCGGTCGACGCGATCGGCCTGCGCGAGTGACGCGGCTACGGCTGGGCCGGGTCGCGGCGGTAGGCGACGTCGACGGCGTGGCGGGTGAAGCCCTCGCGCTCGTACAGGTGCACGGCGGCGGTGTTGTCGCCCTCGACGTAGAGGGTGACGGTGCGGACGCCGGCCACGTCGGCCAGGTAGCGCAGTCCGGCGGTGGTCAGCGCTCCACCCAACCCGCGCCCGTGCGCGGCCGGCGCCACGCCCAGCACGTAGACCTCGCCGATCGCCTCGTCGACACCGCCGGGGCCGGGGTTGGGGTCGTGCTCGTGCACCTTCGTCCAGTGGTAGCCGAGCAGGCGGTCGTCCTCGTCGACGGCGAGCAGGAAGCCGGCCGGGTCGAAGTCGGCCGCGGCCTCGGCGGACCTGATGTCGTCGAGGGTCTGGCCGCCCTGCTCGGGGTGCCAGCTGAACGCGGCGTTGTTGACCTCGAGCCAGGCGGCCTCGTCGCCGCCGGGCTCGAACGGCCGCAGCCGGACGCCGTCGGGCCACTCGGGCTCCGGCAGCGACCCCGGGTCGACACGGCGGCGCAGCTGCAGCAGCTCGCGGGCCCGGACCAGCCCGTGCCGCCGGGCCAGGGCGACGGCGGCGGGGTGGTCGCCGTGCGACCAGATCCAGAGCTCGCCGGGGATGAAGTCGAGCAGGTCGTTGAGCAGCGCGCCGCCCAGCCCGCGTCCGCGGTGATCGGGGTCGACGACCAGCTCGGCGGCCAGCCGGTCGCCCTGGACGGCCGCGTAGGCCGCGCCCGCGAGGCGGTCGCCGGCCCGGACGGCCAGGGCCGCCGTCGACGACCCGTCGCGGGCCGCCGGGAACAGGTCGTCGCTGAACGGGGCGGCGCCGTCGGCCTCGCGCGCCCGCGCCGCCAGCACCTCCAGCTCCGCGATCTCGGCCGCGGTGAACGTGGTCGCCATGCTCACCCGGCGGCCGGGGCGCGGCGCAGCGGCGCGACCGTCGGCACCGGGTCCTCGGTGAGGAAGCCGAGCACCAGCCGGTTGACGAGGTCCGGCTTCTCCTGCGTCAGGAAGTGCGACGTGCCGGGCACGACGGCCAGCTCCGCGTTCGGCATGGCGTCGTACATCTCGACCAGGTGCGCCAGCGTGACGATGTCGTCGTCGGCGAGCATGAGCAGCGTGCGGTGCGGGACCTTCGCCAGCTCGGCGACCGGCAGGTACGGCTCGCGCCGCGACATCTCGCCGATCTTCTCGGCCACCACGCGGAAGTGGGCGGCGCCGTCGGGCGACACCTCGGCGTAGGACGGGCCGAGGAACTGCTCGAGCAGGTCGACGTCCCACGGCGCGTCGGGCACCGCCTCGCCGTCCTTGCTGAACCCGCCGCTGATCAGCACCATGCGGTTCACCAGCTCGGGGCGCTGCAGCGCGACGAGCAGCCAGACGAACGCGCCGACGCTGTGCCCCAGGACGTCGGCGGGCCGGCCGACCGCCTGCTCGAGGAACACGATCATGTCGTCGGCCATGGCCTGGAACGTGATCGGCCCCTCGACGTCGGCCGTGCGCCCGTGTCCGCGCAGGTCGGGCGTGTAGACGCGGAACCGTTCGGCCAGCGGCCCGACGTTCGGCTCGAACCAGCGCGAGTCGACCATGCCGCCGTGCAGCAGCACCAGCGGATCGCCGTCGCCCTGCTGCTCGTACCAGGTGCGGGCCGGGCCCACGGTCACGTAGTCAGCCATGGGCCGACCCTACCGGCCGGGGTCAGTCGGGCAGCGTGATGCTCATGGCACCGCGGTCGGCCCGCTCGACCCGTGCGGGCGGCAGGTCGTCGTCAGGGAGCGGGACGCTGGTCGCCGAGCGCCCCGACCGGCCCTGCTGAGGGGGGACGAAGCGGTACCCGACGTTGCGGACCGTGCCGATGAGCGACTCGTGGTCGGCGCCGAGCTTGGCCCGCAGCCGCCGCACATGGACGTCGACCGTGCGGGTACCACCGAAGTAGTCGTACCCCCACACCTCCTGGAGGAGCTGAGCGCGGGTGAACACGCGGCCGGGATGCTGCGCCAGGAACTTGAGCAGCTCGAAC
This genomic window contains:
- the mshD gene encoding mycothiol synthase, yielding MATTFTAAEIAELEVLAARAREADGAAPFSDDLFPAARDGSSTAALAVRAGDRLAGAAYAAVQGDRLAAELVVDPDHRGRGLGGALLNDLLDFIPGELWIWSHGDHPAAVALARRHGLVRARELLQLRRRVDPGSLPEPEWPDGVRLRPFEPGGDEAAWLEVNNAAFSWHPEQGGQTLDDIRSAEAAADFDPAGFLLAVDEDDRLLGYHWTKVHEHDPNPGPGGVDEAIGEVYVLGVAPAAHGRGLGGALTTAGLRYLADVAGVRTVTLYVEGDNTAAVHLYEREGFTRHAVDVAYRRDPAQP
- a CDS encoding alpha/beta fold hydrolase — translated: MADYVTVGPARTWYEQQGDGDPLVLLHGGMVDSRWFEPNVGPLAERFRVYTPDLRGHGRTADVEGPITFQAMADDMIVFLEQAVGRPADVLGHSVGAFVWLLVALQRPELVNRMVLISGGFSKDGEAVPDAPWDVDLLEQFLGPSYAEVSPDGAAHFRVVAEKIGEMSRREPYLPVAELAKVPHRTLLMLADDDIVTLAHLVEMYDAMPNAELAVVPGTSHFLTQEKPDLVNRLVLGFLTEDPVPTVAPLRRAPAAG